GTCAAGATCGTCGCGACGTTCGCGCTGATCATTCCCCTCGGCCTCGACGGCGCCGCCCTGGCGACGTTCCTGGCGCTGCTCGCCCAGGCGGTGGTGCTGCGGATCGCGGTGAGCCGCCGGCACGCCCCGGTCCGCCCGGCATGGCGGGTCGTCGTGCTGATCGTCGTCGCGGTGGCGGGCTGTGTGGTCTCGGTGGCTGCGCCGCAGGACCTCGCCTGGAACATCGGGCGTTTCGCGTTCGCCTGCTGCTGCCTGGTCCCGTTCTTCCTCGGCCTGCGCAAACTCCAGGCCGGCTAGGGAGCCAGCGCCGCGCCAGCCGTTTTCCGCACATCGGCGGTAGGGTGGAGTCGATCAGCCAGCGAGGGAGGCAGACAGCTGTCAAAGCCTCTGGCATCGGTGTATCCAGTATCCGTATGACTCACTGCAGGGAGGGAAGTCTTATGAGCAAGACTCTTGACGTTGTACAGCGTTGGCCTGAGCTGTTCACAGATCTGGATCAGGGGCAGCATGATGCCGTACTCCAGGCTCTCGCCGCCGGTTGGCACGAAGGCTGGGAGCCCAATCAGAGGGATGTGAAGAACTTAGTCGATAAAGTCTCGGGCCGGATCGATCAGGCTGAGTATATACGTCGTGTCCGCGAGACAGCTCAAACTACTAACGTCGCGTGACTCGGTTTGAGTCCTGGGAGGATTACTTCTACCCGGAAACCTATGATTCTGCCCGTGGGTATGGGACGTTACGGAACAAACTGGGCATTCGTGATGCGACGGAACTACGCCGTCAGGAATACGCTTTGGTATTCAGTCGTCAAGCGGAGCTTCATACTGCCCCGAATCTCCTTGGGCGTACCTACGATGTCGCACATGTCCGGGCCATTCACCGTTATCTCTTCCAGGACGTCTATGAATGGGCAGGCGAGTTCCGCACCGTTGACATGGCGAAGGGAACCGGCGTGTTCGCGCACTGGGATACGGGGATCCAGGATCGTTTGGAGGATGTCCACTACATCGAGGCTTATTCATAGACTGTAGGCGAAGATGAGTCCTGTGACGGCTTGTATTGTGGTTTCGAAGGTGTTGTAGGGGCGGCGGTAATCGGTGTGTAGAACACGCCAGGTTTTGACGTTCGCGATGACACGTTCGATGAGGTAGCGGACGCGGTTGATGGTCGTGTTGTTTCTTTTGTCGCTGTCGGTGAGTTCACCATGGGCGGGTTTCTTCGCGGGGGTGATCATCCCCAATCCGATGTAGCCTTTGTCTCCAATATGACTTTGACTGTCGAGGGCTGCGAGGAAGCCGGATTCCTTGATGGCCTTTGCATCATGCACACTACCCGGCAGGGGCGGGGAGATCCAGGCGAGCTGTCCGGCCAGGGTGCAGGCCACTTGCAGGTTCACCCCCGTCGTGTGGTGCTTGCCTGAGTACAGCTCGGGACGGTCGTGCCACGACCAGCAGGACACCAGAGTACCGTCGATGATGTACTGACGGTCCGGGTCGAGGTCCCCCACACTGGGCACCCAGTTCTGGAGGGCTTCGGCGATCAGGGGAGTGTAGACCGCCACCACTCGTGAGATGGTGGCTTGGGAGACTGTGTGGATGTCGGCCAGCAACTCCTGGGTGAGATTGTGCCGCAATATCAACACAGTGACCTGGATACAGCGGAACAAGCCCAGGACACGGGACCCTGCCGGGGGAAGGTTTCCGGAACGGGATGTGTGGATCAGTTCGCACAGGTTGAGGATCTGGTCACGGTCAAGGCTTGTGGTAGTATTCACGGCGGCGGCTTGTCTTTCATCTGAGGGTTTTCTTTCTGCATTTTGAATTATCTCAGATCGGGCAAGCCGCCCTCACATCCCCCTCGGGTAAAGTGTTA
The sequence above is drawn from the Arachnia rubra genome and encodes:
- a CDS encoding antitoxin VbhA family protein yields the protein MSKTLDVVQRWPELFTDLDQGQHDAVLQALAAGWHEGWEPNQRDVKNLVDKVSGRIDQAEYIRRVRETAQTTNVA
- a CDS encoding Fic/DOC family protein; this encodes MTRFESWEDYFYPETYDSARGYGTLRNKLGIRDATELRRQEYALVFSRQAELHTAPNLLGRTYDVAHVRAIHRYLFQDVYEWAGEFRTVDMAKGTGVFAHWDTGIQDRLEDVHYIEAYS
- a CDS encoding transposase family protein, which codes for MNTTTSLDRDQILNLCELIHTSRSGNLPPAGSRVLGLFRCIQVTVLILRHNLTQELLADIHTVSQATISRVVAVYTPLIAEALQNWVPSVGDLDPDRQYIIDGTLVSCWSWHDRPELYSGKHHTTGVNLQVACTLAGQLAWISPPLPGSVHDAKAIKESGFLAALDSQSHIGDKGYIGLGMITPAKKPAHGELTDSDKRNNTTINRVRYLIERVIANVKTWRVLHTDYRRPYNTFETTIQAVTGLIFAYSL